A genomic segment from Amphiprion ocellaris isolate individual 3 ecotype Okinawa chromosome 17, ASM2253959v1, whole genome shotgun sequence encodes:
- the psmb10 gene encoding proteasome subunit beta type-10, with the protein MLHSLNPCEMQTGGFCFENSRRNAVLESSLSEVNYKAPSARKTGTTIAGIVYKDGVILGADTRATDDMVVADKNCMKIHYIAPKIYCCGAGVAADAEITTQIMASNVELHMLNTGRPPLVSMVTRQLKQMLFRYQGHVGSSLIIGGVDVTGPHLYSVYPHGSYDKLPFLTMGSGAAAAVSVFEDRFKANMELEEAKQLVRDAIAAGIFCDLGSGSNVDLCVITEAGVEYLRGYEKPTMKGKREGQYRYKPGTTAILTKTVTPLSLHVVDQSVQIMDTE; encoded by the exons ATGCTCCACAGTTTAAATCCCTGTGAGATGCAGACTGGAGGTTTCTGCTTTGAAAACAGCCGCAG AAATGCAGTGTTGGAGTCCAGTTTGTCAGAGGTCAACTACAAAGCTCCCAGTGCCAGAAAGACAGGGACCACCATTGCTGGGATTGTGTACAAG GATGGAGTGATTCTGGGAGCAGATACGAGAGCTACAGATGACATGGTGGTGGCTGATAAAAACTGCATGAAGATTCACTACATTGCTCCAAAAATCTA CTGCTGTGGAGCCGGCGTGGCCGCAGATGCAGAGATCACCACGCAGATCATGGCGTCCAATGTGGAACTCCACATGCTCAACACTGGGCGACCCCCCCTCGTCAGCATGGTAACCAGACAGCTCAAACAGATGCTGTTCAG gTACCAGGGTCATGTGGGTTCATCTCTGATTATTGGAGGAGTTGATGTGACTGGGCCTCACCTATATAGTGTTTACCCACATGGCTCCTACGACAAACTGCCTTTCCTCACCATGG gttctggagctgcagctgctgtctctgtttttgaGGACAGGTTCAAAGCAAACATGGAG CTGGAGGAGGCAAAGCAACTGGTACGAGATGCCATCGCTGCAGGGATTTTCTGTGACCTGGGTTCAGGAAGCAATGTGGATTTGTGTGTCATCACCGAGGCTGGAGTGGAATACCTACGGGGCTATGAAAAGCCCACGATGAAGGGAAAAAG aGAGGGACAGTACAGGTACAAGCCTGGCACCACAGCCATCCTGACCAAAACTGTGACGCCCCTCTCCCTGCATGTGGTCGACCAGTCAGTTCAGATTATGGACactgaataa
- the LOC111579161 gene encoding histone H3-like centromeric protein A, with the protein MRRKGKTPQHRPPLPAPGTSTSTRLSPRRSGVSRVSGKPPVSPKKRRFRPGTKALQEIRKYQKSTDLLLRKGPFSRLVREVCQSISRETLRWQVYALMALQEAAEAFLVMIFADANLCAIHAKRVTLFPRDIQLARRIRGVDKL; encoded by the exons ATGCGTCGAAAGGGCAAAACTCCTCAACATCGCCCCCCACTGCCAGCCCCAGGAACGTCCACTTCAACACGCTTGTCCCCGAGGCGAAGTGGAGTTTCAAGAGTTTCAG GGAAGCCTCCTGTTTCTCCCAAGAAGAGACGATTTAGACCAGGAACCAAGGCCTTACAGGAGATCCGCAAGTATCAGAAGAGCACTGATCTTCTGCTGAGGAAGGGACCATTCTCTCGCTTG GTTCGTGAGGTATGTCAAAGTATTTCCAGAGAGACTCTCCGATGGCAGGTCTACGCTCTTATGGCCCTGCAGGAG GCAGCAGAGGCCTTTCTCGTCATGATATTTGCAGATGCTAACCTATGTGCCATCCATGCCAAGAGGGTCACCTTGTTTCCCCGTGATATTCAGCTGGCTAGGAGGATCCGGGGGGTggataaactgtaa